CCGGTCGGGATTGGTTGGGCATCTATGAAGAATGCTGCCGGATTTTGTACGAGGAAATTGATTACCTAAACGAAGGACGCAATGCCGATCGCTTCCGGCGGAACTTTCGCCATGCGGATTGGGTGCGTGTACCCAAGGTTTTTTGGCGCTATTGCTCACCTCGGACGATTGTTTTGGAATATGTCCCCGGCATCAAAATCAGCCACTACGAGGCCCTGGAAGCGGCAGGCCTTGATCGATCGACCCTGGCCGAGCTAGGAGCCAGGGCCTACCTGGAGCAAATCCTTGAAGGGGGCTTTTTCCACGCGGATCCCCACCCGGGGAACTTGGCGGTGAGTCCAGATGGATCGCTGATTTTCTATGACTTCGGGATGATGGGGCAGATTAATGCCAATGTGCGCACGGGGTTGATGGAAACCTTCTTTGGCATTGCCCAAAAGAATGGTGAACGGGTGATGAACTCCCTGATTGCGCTGGGGGCGCTGCAACCGACCGGAGACACGGGGCCCGTCCGCCGATCGATCCAGTACATGCTGGACAACTTCATGGACAAACCCTTTGAAACCCAGTCCGTGACCGCCATCAGCGATGATCTGTATGAAATCGCCTACGGCCAGCCTTTTCGGTTCCCGGCGACATTTACCTTCGTGATGCGGGCATTTTCAACCTTGGAAGGGGTAGGCAAGGGCCTAGATCCTGAGTTTAATTTTATGGAGGTCGCTAAACCCTATGCGATGCAACTGATGAATGGAAATCAACCGGAGGCTGCCGGAGACTTGCTGGGCGAGTTAGGTCGCCAGGCAGCGCAAATGAGTTCAACGGCCTTGGGTTTGCCGCGTCGCATTGATGACACGATCGAAAAGCTCGATCGGGGTGACCTGCGCTTGCGAGTGCGGGCCACGGAAACCGATCGCGTATTGCGTCGTCTGAGCAACGCCCAAGTGGCCACCAATTACTCAATCCTGACTGGTAGCTTTGCCCTCTGTAGTGCCATCTTGGTGGGCACAGGATACGGATGGTTTGCGGTGATTCCCGGTGGCATCGGCCTCCTCCCCGCAATCGCCCTCTTGCGCTTGCTGCGGCGGATGGATCGCTATGAGAAGATGTTCTAAAGCTCTAGGGGTTTGAGGGGTGACACCCCTTATTCTCTGACGCGCTCCATGGCAAACCAAGCTCGATAGACCGCGATCGCTGCCACCCGCGCTCAGCGTTCGGTTGGCTGCCAATCCTGATTGCCCCTGTTCTACCCCCGTCCCGTTCGCCCATGAAGTTTCGAGCCTCGGGATTGACCGATCGCGGAATGCTGCGAAGTGTCAATCAAGATAATTTGTTTGTCGATCCTGAAGGTCGGTTATTCATCGTTGCGGATGGAATGGGCGGCCATGCGGGCGGACAGGAAGCTAGCCGCATTGCAATTGAAGTGGTTAGCCAAGTGATCCTGCAAGCTTGGGAATCAGAGGCTTCCTCGCCGGCCCTGTTGGAAGTGGCGATCGAGAAAGCCAACGATGCCATTTTGGATGACCAAGTGCGCCATCCGGAACGGGCCGAAATGGGCACGACGATCGTGGCGATTATGCATCGCGATGATCAGTGGTGGCAGGTGCATGTGGGTGACTCGCGCCTCTATCGATCGCGGGAGCAACACCTATTGCAACTGACCAAAGATCACACCTGGGTGGCCCGGGCCGTTGAAAGCGGCGACCTGAGCCAAGAACAGGCCCGATCGCACCCCTGGCGACATGTGTTGATGCAATGCCTGGGACGGCGAGAGCTGGAGCTAGTGGAAATTTATCCCCTTGAGTTCCGATTGGGGGATCAACTGCTGCTCTGTAGTGACGGTCTCACGGAGGAATTATCCGACTCCGAAATCTTGCATCATCTTTGCCAAATGCCTTCGGCCCACCAGCTCGATCAGTTGGTGGAACGTCTGGTGCAGTCGGCCAAAGATCGCGGCGGTCGTGACAACATCACCGTTGTGCTTGTGGCTAGCGAAAGCACTGAAGAAGATGAAGAAGAGGAGTTTATTCCCCTTGGCCCCGTGGACGATGAACCGTCCGAGGGCATGATTGATGAAACCCTGCCTTTCCCAACGGATGATGATTTTCCACCGGAGCTTGCACCCCTGAGTTAATTGCTCTGAGTTGCTGACCCTCGGTGAATGAACCTGAGTGAATTGTTTTCAAGTCAATTGCTCTAGCGAGATGATCATCAAATTGATTCGCCTGGGTGAATAATCCTGCATTAATCCTGAGTTGATCGCTACTGATCGTTATTGATCGCTGTTACGTGAATCATCCTCCGTTTGCAGTCTAGCGATCGGGTGTCTTCAAGCAAAGATTGGTGGCGATGGGGCGCTGATCTAAGATTGAGACCGTTTAGTTTCCCTTGGCATGTTGAGGGCGATCGAGTCACAATTCTTTGATTAATTTAAGCTTGGTTTCTGATCCCTAGGTTTGGTAATCTCCTAGAAACTGCCTGCATAGTGCAAACCAAGTCTAAGTTGGCATTTCATGG
The Limnothrix sp. FACHB-406 genome window above contains:
- a CDS encoding AarF/ABC1/UbiB kinase family protein, whose product is MKTYDSKAYRWNRERYSRPRRFIDIWTFVTLWLLWLWIDTKPWSYRGGMTEAKQKARRRQQAIWVRDTLLQLGPTFIKVGQLFSTRADLFPAEYVEELSKLQDRVPAFGYDQVEAIVRQDLGKPVQELFQSFDPIPLAAASLGQVHKAQLRSGEEVVVKVQRPGLKKLFQIDLAILKGIARYFQNHPRWGPGRDWLGIYEECCRILYEEIDYLNEGRNADRFRRNFRHADWVRVPKVFWRYCSPRTIVLEYVPGIKISHYEALEAAGLDRSTLAELGARAYLEQILEGGFFHADPHPGNLAVSPDGSLIFYDFGMMGQINANVRTGLMETFFGIAQKNGERVMNSLIALGALQPTGDTGPVRRSIQYMLDNFMDKPFETQSVTAISDDLYEIAYGQPFRFPATFTFVMRAFSTLEGVGKGLDPEFNFMEVAKPYAMQLMNGNQPEAAGDLLGELGRQAAQMSSTALGLPRRIDDTIEKLDRGDLRLRVRATETDRVLRRLSNAQVATNYSILTGSFALCSAILVGTGYGWFAVIPGGIGLLPAIALLRLLRRMDRYEKMF
- a CDS encoding PP2C family serine/threonine-protein phosphatase: MKFRASGLTDRGMLRSVNQDNLFVDPEGRLFIVADGMGGHAGGQEASRIAIEVVSQVILQAWESEASSPALLEVAIEKANDAILDDQVRHPERAEMGTTIVAIMHRDDQWWQVHVGDSRLYRSREQHLLQLTKDHTWVARAVESGDLSQEQARSHPWRHVLMQCLGRRELELVEIYPLEFRLGDQLLLCSDGLTEELSDSEILHHLCQMPSAHQLDQLVERLVQSAKDRGGRDNITVVLVASESTEEDEEEEFIPLGPVDDEPSEGMIDETLPFPTDDDFPPELAPLS